The window ATATTGACTTGCTGTTTAAAGGAGTTTGTCTCGTTTCATCGGTAAAACCAAATGATTTTTGATAAATAATTTTATCATTTTTAGCAATAAGGACATTTCCATTGAACAAACCTCTTTCGTAAGATTTCGTCATTAAAGAATCAATTTGATTGATTTCTGATTTTTGTTCAGTCGAATTTTGATGTATCTTCTTTGTTTCTTTTGGATTATTTAACCCTTGGGCAGAAAGCGTATTTGTCAATAAAACAATTGTTAATAATAAGAAAAATCGGTTCTTCATTTTAATTAGTTTTTTGGAAATAGAATTTGATTGATTTTTGAAAGCATTTCTTTGGCATTATCATTATTAGGATTCAGTTCCAACGTTTTCTGATAATTCTTTTTAGAAGCATTGTAATCTTTTTTATTAAAATAAATCTCGCCACGTGTATCATAAATATTGGATGAGTTGGGAAATTCTGAAACTGCATAATCAATAATTTTTAAAGCATCATCAGGTTTTCCTTCACCCAAAAACTTGTATGTTAATCTATTCAATTCATTTTCAAAATCATTAAAATTATAGAAATCGAATTTGTTTTTCTTCAGTTCTTTCAAGTAAGCAATTCCTTTTTCTACTGATTCTGCTTTCATTTTTTTATAAACTTCGAAGATAATTAATGGTTTAGGCAAATCAACTTTGGTATTGTATAGAACTCCGAAGACATCATCGATAACAGCTTCCAATTGTCCGCCTCTTTTACCTGCTCTAGTGTTATCAAGCAAGATTACGTATGTTTTTTCCTCAGGAATTCTGGCAATATTGCAGGAAAAACCATTGATTCCGCCGCTATGTGCCATTGTTGTAATGTCTTTTCCCGAACCTAAAAAATTCTGATGTTTTTGGACAACCAAACCGTAAGCGTAATCACCTAAATTTGGCGTGAAATATATTTTTTTGTTCTCGTCATTCAGTAAAGTGTTCGTGTATAAAGCATCATCCCATTTTCGCATATCATTTGCTGTGCTGTACATTCCACCAGCAGAAAACACCGCAGTTTTTATATTAATGT of the Chryseobacterium viscerum genome contains:
- a CDS encoding serine hydrolase; this encodes MKNFLCVFLVLLSLNTFAQKAISNSNKEKAKKIDLIIGKYHDYNLFNGSALVIQNGEIILQKNYGKADMNWSIEATSDTKFRIGSVTKQFTAMLIMQLKQEGKIKLDDKISDYLPWFSKTTGSKITIHHLLTHTSGLPNYTDFPDFKTKMVFENLSRKDFAIKYFKDNLGFEPGTKHNYCNTGYYLLGLIIEEITKKPYEKVLQEKIFDVIGMKNTGIEDPKEIISNYAQGYDFDYDGYQKTDYINIKTAVFSAGGMYSTANDMRKWDDALYTNTLLNDENKKIYFTPNLGDYAYGLVVQKHQNFLGSGKDITTMAHSGGINGFSCNIARIPEEKTYVILLDNTRAGKRGGQLEAVIDDVFGVLYNTKVDLPKPLIIFEVYKKMKAESVEKGIAYLKELKKNKFDFYNFNDFENELNRLTYKFLGEGKPDDALKIIDYAVSEFPNSSNIYDTRGEIYFNKKDYNASKKNYQKTLELNPNNDNAKEMLSKINQILFPKN